A region of Anolis sagrei isolate rAnoSag1 chromosome 2, rAnoSag1.mat, whole genome shotgun sequence DNA encodes the following proteins:
- the LPAR5 gene encoding lysophosphatidic acid receptor 5, protein MSTVNITPCKDYSANHQLHLVGYSLIFIGGLVLNVAAIWIFLCYLKLKSVVSFYMLNLAVSDLLFTISLPFRIYYYYKGEWPFGTVLCQISGSVFQINMYGSCLFLMCINLDRFVAIVYPLRWRHLRRPRVARLLCLVVWVLILMGSVPVAGVHKTTKCARQNQSIILCFESFSDGRWQKGLFPLIILAEILGFLLPLTAVIYCSIRIFQKLCQADSIHSVRQQKTIRMLVVNLIIFIICFVPYNVILAAYGLMKAHVIQVEPAMRDSVRQALVVTVVLASMNCTLDPLIYYFNTEGFRNTLKKLRRGQAWDSEIGTVQNRVAEERSYKAVARVKPGAKKKFVQDSILHSESLPFAPPKLFLNSPIEDSEI, encoded by the coding sequence ATGTCAACTGTCAACATAACTCCCTGCAAGGATTACAGTGCCAATCATCAACTGCACCTGGTTGGGTACAGCCTGATCTTCATAGGTGGTTTAGTGCTTAATGTTGCTGCAATCTGGATCTTCCTGTGTTACCTGAAGCTCAAATCAGTTGTGAGCTTCTATATGTTGAACTTGGCTGTGAGCGACCTCCTTTTCACAATATCCTTGCCTTTCCGTATTTACTACTATTACAAGGGGGAATGGCCCTTTGGAACCGTTCTTTGCCAGATCTCGGGCTCTGTCTTTCAAATAAACATGTATGGAAGCTGCCTCTTCCTCATGTGCATCAACCTGGACCGCTTTGTCGCGATTGTCTATCCACTACGCTGGCGCCACCTCCGGCGCCCCAGAGTGGCTCGGCTGCTCTGCCTTGTGGTCTGGGTGCTTATCCTCATGGGCTCCGTGCCAGTTGCCGGCGTCCACAAGACAACCAAATGTGCCAGACAAAACCAGTCAATCATTCTGTGTTTTGAAAGCTTCAGTGATGGCCGGTGGCAGAAAGGGCTCTTCCCCTTGATCATTCTAGCAGAGATCCTTGGCTTTCTCCTGCCTTTAACTGCTGTGATATATTGCTCCATAAGAATTTTTCAGAAACTGTGCCAGGCTGATAGCATACACAGTGTACGCCAGCAGAAGACAATCCGCATGCTTGTGGTCAacctcatcatcttcatcatctgcTTTGTACCCTACAATGTCATCCTGGCAGCCTATGGATTGATGAAGGCTCATGTAATCCAGGTTGAGCCAGCAATGCGTGATTCAGTGCGTCAGGCTCTTGTTGTCACGGTGGTATTGGCCAGTATGAACTGCACTTTGGACCCCTTGATCTACTACTTCAACACAGAGGGCTTTCGGAATACATTaaagaaactgagaagagggcaaGCGTGGGACTCTGAAATTGGAACAGTTCAGAATCGGGTAGCAGAAGAAAGGTCCTACAAGGCTGTAGCTCGCGTTAAGCCAGGAGCCAAAAAAAAATTTGTTCAGGACTCGATCCTCCATTCTGAGAGCTTGCCATTTGCTCCCCCAAAGTTATTTTTGAATAGTCCCATCGAAGACTCTGAAATATAA
- the ACRBP gene encoding acrosin-binding protein — MPTLRLKPPPWALLVGLPVFLTQLTPSVLTTVPGTPLTEDEYDTFFSFQKPVWKANHLCQIRHSKGCHDPRIMPLDRFENHGEIPEGPICTDLPENTRFENFCEFAQSRCINHHFYARRIPCPEPEPSPVIEEIIVISSAPTKPPDTATSETTSPSPEMRLRTNIDAILKYAFAVSGEEPVTREHTPAIETISEILENATPENQPESTSAQIVTLSAEMLVSDIQNSEGTTIEASTDDALHKSIHRLIAKAFSLEKSLNVENVPEDKDVKKDQEAASENSTGGSILSLDKNAALVILCYSVLQDICIATAVSKAWQEVEAKFFGYGDLVCDNFGRRHTDLCSGCAFCSLKIEQCQGTTNLKRIHCDGDSFNDYINPGILAQHKAMVPMITSVENEFYGIEDYGGLQTEYWCGRLATHGCDDYRIALWLQSEYSSFKGGDFPDKICDSEGIEHPTYCAFKSKQCLEYNAHKKKLFRTGCLKNQTYKVLNKNEGDGEVLQWSEKFENIADV; from the exons CCACCATGGGCCCTCCTGGTGG GGCTCCCAGTCTTTCTGACACAGTTAACTCCAAGTGTTCTGACGACAGTCCCAGGCACCCCTCTCACGGAGGACGAGTATGAcacctttttctctttccaaaaGCCCGTGTGGAAGGCAAACCACTTGTGTCAGATCCGGCACAGCAAGGGGTGCCATGATCCTAGAATAATGCCTCTGGATCGGTTTGAGAACCACGGCGAGATCCCAGAGG GTCCCATTTGTACTGATCTTCCTGAGAACACACGTTTTGAGAACTTTTGTGAATTTGCACAGTCTCGGTGCATAAATCATCACTTCTATGCTAGG AGGATCCCATGCCCTGAGCCTGAGCCTTCTCCAGTCATAGAAGAGATTATTGTCATCTCTTCAGCTCCAACCAAGCCACCCGACACAGCTACAAGTGAGACTACTTCACCTTCTCCTGAGATGCGCCTTCGCACCAACATTGATGCTATTTTGAAATACGCCTTTGCAGTCTCTGGCGAGGAGCCTGTGACTAGAGAGCACACGCCAGCTATAGAAACCATATCGGAAATCCTCGAAAATGCCACGCCAGAAAATCAGCCAGAGTCCACAAGTGCTCAAATTGTCACGCTCAGTGCTGAAATGCTCGTCTCAGACATCCAAAACAGTgaaggcaccacaattgaagcttCCACAGACGATGCGCTTCACAAAAGCATCCACCGCCTCATTGCCAAGGCTTTTTCATTGGAGAAGTCTCTGAATGTAGAAAATGTGCCAGAAGACAAAGACGTAAAAAAAGACCAAGAAGCAGCTTCAGAGAATAGTACCGGCGGCAG CATCTTATCTCTTGACAAGAATGCAGCATTGGTGATTCTGTGTTATTCAGTCCTGCAAGATATTTGCATAGCTACAGCTGTTAGCAAGGCCTGGCAAGAAGTGGAAGCAAAATTCTTTGGCTATGGGGATTTG GTATGTGACAACTTTGGACGACGCCACACAGATCTGTGTTCTGGGTGTGCCTTCTGCTCCTTGAAGATAGAGCAGTGTCAAGGGACTACCAATCTGAAACGCATCCACTGTGATGGTGACTCGTTTAACGACTACATCAATCCCGGGATCTTGGCCCAGCACAAGGCCATGGTCCCTATG ATCACCTCAGTGGAAAATGAGTTTTATGGGATTGAGGATTATGGTGGCTTACAGACCGAGTACTGGTGTGGTCGCCTGGCTACCCACGGTTGTGATGACTACCGCATAGCGCTCTGGTTGCAGTCAGAATATTCCTCCTTTAAAGGAGGGGATTTCCCCGACAAG ATCTGTGACTCAGAAGGAATTGAACATCCTACCTATTGTGCTTTCAAGAGCAAGCAGTGCCTAGAGTACAACGCCCATAAGAAGAAG CTGTTTCGAACGGGATGTCTTAAAAATCAAACCTACAAAGTGCTCAACAAGAATGAAGGAGATGGTGAAGTGCTGCAATGGAGTGAGAAATTTGAAAACATCGCTGATGTGTAA